From Woronichinia naegeliana WA131, the proteins below share one genomic window:
- a CDS encoding DNA cytosine methyltransferase codes for MSKNRPIAVDLFAGVGGLSLGFEQAGFDVQVAVEVDPIHAAVHQVNFPDAVVIPQSVTFLNGSYLRKRAKIGDRAIAVVFGGAPCQGFSLIGQRALDDPRNGLVKEFVRLVGELEPAYFVFENVKGLTVGVHRQFLEELIAAFITIGYQVRWPWQVLNAAHYGVPQERERLILMGAKQGLELPTYPIAISRAALKGKGELPVGPTCYEALGDLPEAEDYEVLLTQDRVLTDAWGQPSPYGQQMRCLEMKDWFFGYPRRWNPRLLTASMRTDHSAISRRRFGSTQPGTVEPISRFFRLPANGACHTLRAGTDSARGAFTSPRPIHYAKARCITVREMARLHGFPDWFQFHVTKWHGAREIGNAVPPPLARAIALEIIKVLGIKPTKPKKVLTLGDEHLLEMDMSAACRYWDIPNPIAKRDRKSGAKKRKQIEIERQSLTVENHV; via the coding sequence TTGAGTAAGAATCGACCGATCGCTGTTGATCTATTTGCTGGGGTTGGGGGCCTCAGTTTGGGATTTGAGCAGGCAGGATTTGATGTCCAAGTCGCTGTTGAAGTAGATCCGATTCATGCGGCTGTTCATCAGGTAAACTTTCCTGACGCTGTGGTCATTCCCCAGTCTGTTACTTTTCTTAATGGTAGCTATCTTCGTAAACGGGCCAAGATTGGCGATCGCGCCATTGCAGTCGTTTTCGGGGGTGCGCCCTGTCAGGGATTTTCTTTAATCGGCCAACGGGCCTTGGATGATCCCCGTAATGGTTTGGTTAAAGAGTTTGTACGGTTGGTGGGAGAACTGGAGCCAGCCTATTTTGTCTTTGAAAATGTTAAGGGCTTAACGGTTGGTGTTCATCGCCAATTTTTAGAGGAGTTAATTGCCGCCTTTATCACCATTGGTTATCAGGTTCGTTGGCCCTGGCAAGTTTTAAATGCCGCCCACTATGGTGTTCCCCAGGAACGGGAGCGATTAATCTTAATGGGAGCTAAACAGGGGTTAGAATTGCCGACTTATCCGATCGCCATTAGTCGGGCAGCCTTGAAAGGAAAAGGCGAGTTACCGGTAGGCCCAACCTGTTACGAGGCCCTGGGAGATTTACCCGAAGCAGAGGATTATGAAGTATTGCTAACTCAAGATCGGGTCTTAACGGATGCCTGGGGCCAGCCCAGTCCCTATGGGCAACAAATGCGTTGTCTAGAGATGAAGGACTGGTTTTTTGGCTATCCTCGCCGTTGGAATCCCCGACTGCTGACAGCTAGTATGCGAACCGATCACTCTGCCATTTCCCGTCGTCGCTTTGGTTCAACTCAGCCCGGTACAGTTGAGCCGATCTCACGCTTTTTCCGTTTACCGGCTAACGGAGCTTGTCATACGCTACGGGCTGGCACGGATTCGGCGAGGGGAGCTTTTACCAGTCCTCGGCCTATTCACTACGCAAAGGCTCGTTGTATCACAGTGCGAGAAATGGCGCGTCTGCATGGTTTTCCAGACTGGTTTCAATTTCATGTAACTAAATGGCATGGTGCGCGGGAAATTGGTAATGCAGTTCCACCGCCCTTAGCTAGGGCGATCGCCTTGGAAATTATCAAGGTTTTAGGGATCAAACCCACTAAACCAAAAAAAGTGCTGACTTTAGGAGATGAGCATCTGCTGGAAATGGATATGTCCGC
- a CDS encoding PstS family phosphate ABC transporter substrate-binding protein translates to MKQKNNTVSLLLLVVLGIGILGGLSWWILQLLGGETRPVNSETKLRNPTTPLNVGMTIGSGFAKSFSEVANIPVGLFSYGGSTTWSPIREKVDRSIQKAWPNFQLRYTDPIGSAPGSGMGIKMLLNDELAFAQSSRSLTTEEYQQATERGFKLKQIPIALDGIVIAVHPDLNLKGLTLKQLQDMYTGQIMNWQQVGGPNLGIVPYSRPLNSGGTVDYFRENILQNKAFGKNLQWVRDTTQGIRAVSNQPGGLYYASASTVINQCTVKTLPIGRNTKTLVAPYLEPLVPVTDCPNKRNEINREVIKTGQYPITRRLFVIIKENGQLDEQAGNAYAQLLLTDQGQTLISKAGFVKIR, encoded by the coding sequence ATGAAGCAAAAAAATAATACCGTTAGTCTCTTGTTGCTGGTTGTCCTAGGTATCGGCATCCTCGGTGGTCTGTCCTGGTGGATACTCCAGCTACTCGGAGGAGAAACCCGACCGGTTAATTCAGAAACAAAGCTCAGAAACCCTACCACACCGCTAAACGTGGGAATGACGATTGGTTCAGGCTTTGCCAAAAGTTTTAGCGAAGTTGCCAACATCCCAGTCGGACTTTTCAGCTATGGAGGAAGCACTACCTGGTCTCCCATTCGAGAAAAAGTTGATCGCTCTATTCAAAAAGCCTGGCCGAATTTTCAGTTACGTTATACAGACCCCATCGGCAGCGCACCCGGATCGGGAATGGGGATCAAAATGTTACTCAATGATGAGTTAGCTTTTGCTCAATCGTCTCGGTCTTTAACGACAGAAGAATACCAACAGGCAACAGAACGCGGTTTTAAACTCAAACAAATTCCGATCGCACTAGATGGCATTGTGATCGCTGTCCACCCTGATCTGAACTTGAAAGGACTGACGCTTAAACAGTTACAGGATATGTACACAGGGCAAATTATGAACTGGCAGCAGGTGGGTGGCCCCAATTTGGGGATCGTTCCCTACTCTCGTCCCCTCAACTCCGGTGGGACAGTGGACTATTTCCGCGAAAATATCTTACAAAATAAAGCGTTTGGCAAAAATCTACAGTGGGTAAGGGATACGACCCAGGGAATACGAGCCGTTTCTAACCAACCTGGCGGTCTTTACTATGCTTCTGCTTCAACGGTAATTAATCAATGTACGGTGAAAACCCTACCCATTGGTCGCAATACCAAAACCCTAGTGGCTCCCTATCTAGAACCATTGGTTCCTGTCACCGATTGCCCCAATAAACGCAATGAAATTAATCGAGAAGTGATTAAAACAGGTCAATACCCAATTACCCGTCGTCTTTTTGTCATTATTAAAGAAAATGGTCAATTAGATGAACAAGCTGGAAATGCCTATGCCCAGTTACTTTTAACGGATCAAGGTCAAACATTAATTAGTAAAGCCGGATTTGTCAAAATTCGTTAG
- a CDS encoding phosphate ABC transporter substrate-binding protein — translation MTQKKETTILLMALLVTGGILGGGFWLFSRQSQPITPNQSTNPASNASPSLLPPPPAPMDVSALPAPTQVPQGTVVKINGSTSMVGINETLKKLFQTTFPGTQVLTNAQGSDKGILELMTGVIDVAGISRPLSSQEQAQGLAAVPMGRDAIAVVVSLENPFRQGLSQQQVREIFQGKITNWSVIGGKPSSIRVINRPPISGTYQAFQKLVLQDQPFGQGANFKTLERDATTPILQALGKDGISYATYRQIANQQTVRTVPIDGLTPEAANYPYVRELYYAYKNPPTPQVKAFLGFATSPQGQAAIAGIE, via the coding sequence ATGACTCAAAAGAAAGAAACAACTATTTTGTTAATGGCTCTGTTGGTGACTGGGGGAATCCTAGGAGGCGGTTTTTGGCTGTTTAGTCGGCAATCTCAACCGATTACCCCCAATCAAAGCACCAATCCGGCTTCCAATGCTTCCCCATCACTGCTGCCGCCTCCCCCCGCTCCGATGGATGTTAGTGCTTTACCTGCTCCGACCCAGGTGCCCCAGGGCACTGTGGTCAAAATTAATGGCTCTACCAGTATGGTTGGCATCAATGAGACTCTCAAAAAACTGTTTCAAACGACTTTTCCGGGTACTCAAGTGCTTACTAATGCCCAGGGATCGGATAAGGGCATTTTAGAATTGATGACGGGGGTGATTGATGTGGCGGGTATTTCCCGCCCTTTGTCCAGCCAGGAACAAGCCCAAGGATTAGCAGCCGTTCCAATGGGCAGAGATGCGATCGCGGTGGTGGTAAGTTTAGAAAATCCTTTTCGGCAGGGGTTAAGCCAGCAACAAGTCAGGGAAATTTTCCAAGGTAAGATTACCAATTGGTCGGTGATCGGTGGTAAACCCAGCTCTATTCGGGTGATTAATCGTCCTCCTATCAGTGGAACCTATCAGGCTTTTCAAAAGTTAGTACTTCAGGATCAGCCTTTTGGTCAGGGAGCAAATTTTAAAACTCTGGAACGGGATGCTACCACTCCGATTCTCCAGGCTCTTGGTAAGGATGGTATTAGTTATGCAACCTATCGTCAAATTGCCAATCAGCAAACGGTACGAACTGTGCCCATTGATGGTTTGACCCCCGAAGCAGCCAATTATCCCTATGTTCGGGAACTCTATTACGCCTATAAAAACCCTCCTACTCCCCAGGTTAAGGCCTTTTTGGGGTTTGCGACTTCTCCCCAGGGTCAGGCGGCGATCGCGGGCATTGAGTAG
- a CDS encoding ISKra4 family transposase encodes MTAKLINVEGSKIKIELTLELSRSMLDTEINIQKGLNEVGCIASKEALKYLDTDGSPLKIGEEIWKSKGEQPKEYQTPYGEVIVNRHVYQRSVGGKTYCPLEREARIIITSTPLLAKQVSSKMSGMAGKEVKNDLLENHGRKVALSYIQRLSEAVGSVVQAKEEAWSYAPPKEDSQIATVGIGLDGTCMLMCEDGYREAMVGTVSLYDSEGERQHTIYLGAAPEYGKKSFLERLEREIERAKKRYPEATLVGIADGAESNWKFLEKQTEEQILDFYHASGYLGALAEALHPNTVSKQKEWLTENCRELKHEKGKAGELLNLMKEVKEEKSHSKNLTEKLQAAITYYENHQHQMDYAEYLEKKYPIGSGVTEAACKTLVKQRLCCSGMRWKEKGAGIILSLRALVLTKERWSQFWAKLDQYGFPVEP; translated from the coding sequence ATGACAGCAAAACTAATTAATGTAGAGGGTTCAAAGATAAAAATAGAACTAACATTAGAACTCAGTCGTTCAATGTTGGATACAGAAATAAATATTCAAAAAGGCTTAAACGAAGTAGGTTGCATCGCCAGCAAAGAAGCCTTGAAATATTTAGATACAGATGGTTCACCCTTAAAAATCGGTGAAGAAATCTGGAAGAGTAAGGGAGAGCAACCGAAAGAATATCAAACACCTTATGGTGAGGTTATAGTGAATCGTCATGTATATCAGCGTTCAGTAGGAGGAAAAACGTATTGCCCCTTAGAAAGAGAAGCAAGGATAATCATAACATCAACGCCATTATTGGCAAAACAGGTATCCTCAAAAATGTCAGGGATGGCAGGCAAAGAGGTGAAAAATGATTTATTAGAAAATCATGGTAGAAAAGTAGCGCTATCCTATATCCAAAGATTGAGTGAAGCAGTAGGAAGTGTGGTACAGGCAAAAGAAGAAGCGTGGAGTTATGCCCCGCCCAAGGAGGATAGCCAAATTGCAACAGTGGGAATAGGATTAGATGGAACCTGTATGCTGATGTGTGAGGATGGCTACCGTGAAGCAATGGTGGGAACCGTTTCCCTATACGATAGTGAGGGAGAACGTCAACATACAATCTATCTAGGTGCGGCACCAGAGTATGGAAAAAAGAGTTTTCTAGAAAGATTAGAAAGAGAAATTGAGCGAGCGAAAAAACGTTATCCAGAGGCAACATTGGTCGGGATAGCAGACGGGGCAGAATCAAATTGGAAGTTTTTAGAAAAGCAAACGGAAGAACAGATATTAGATTTCTATCATGCCTCTGGTTACTTAGGTGCCTTGGCAGAAGCGTTGCATCCGAATACAGTGTCAAAACAAAAAGAATGGTTGACTGAAAATTGTCGAGAACTCAAGCATGAAAAAGGAAAAGCAGGAGAACTGCTAAATCTGATGAAAGAAGTCAAAGAAGAAAAAAGTCATTCTAAGAATCTTACCGAGAAACTACAAGCGGCGATTACTTATTACGAGAATCATCAGCATCAAATGGATTATGCTGAATACTTAGAGAAAAAGTATCCGATTGGTTCAGGTGTTACGGAAGCAGCTTGTAAGACGTTGGTCAAACAACGATTATGTTGTTCAGGGATGCGATGGAAGGAAAAAGGAGCAGGAATTATTTTGAGCCTACGAGCTTTGGTATTGACCAAGGAACGATGGAGTCAATTTTGGGCAAAACTTGATCAATATGGGTTCCCTGTAGAACCCTGA
- a CDS encoding restriction endonuclease, whose amino-acid sequence MVHKKNWKEFERIVAAIHIAETKGATVIWNEQIKGRQFDVTIRFKQGLYSYLTIIECKKYTSRVSVDKVEAFVTKSRDANANKSIMISSSEFQSGCIEVAERHNIELFTLTKKIQIPEDLIGNTQEPALDIRNIILKLDGNKTHTLSEENGILEYLVIHSRLFNSNKIYRLGDIIAQNIYDNFPDEFNLPKKQIIDLEGDDKWFIDVPNEFNKKRIYSIQFSYEKILTRSYGGPPFDPHQIHKIHTIYELFDVVRNKVTTIDSLGLPLGFDTIFETGKFYVSPNLGGNYFCKRIDNNIAHLFLVESYAFGILIQVEFTQEIKYQSRYVEILDPKEIKRLTKMYKKIK is encoded by the coding sequence ATGGTTCATAAAAAAAATTGGAAAGAATTTGAACGTATAGTAGCGGCAATTCATATTGCTGAAACAAAGGGAGCTACTGTTATTTGGAATGAGCAGATTAAAGGCCGTCAATTTGATGTCACAATTCGATTTAAACAGGGTTTATATAGCTATTTAACGATTATTGAATGCAAAAAATATACAAGCCGAGTATCGGTTGATAAAGTAGAAGCATTCGTCACTAAAAGTAGAGATGCAAATGCAAATAAATCTATTATGATATCTTCTTCTGAATTTCAATCTGGATGTATAGAGGTTGCAGAAAGACATAATATTGAGCTTTTTACTTTAACAAAAAAAATTCAAATACCAGAAGATTTAATTGGAAATACACAAGAACCCGCTTTAGATATTCGGAATATTATATTGAAATTAGATGGTAATAAAACCCATACTCTATCAGAGGAAAACGGCATACTTGAGTACCTAGTAATTCATTCACGTTTATTTAATTCAAATAAAATCTATAGGCTAGGTGATATTATTGCACAAAATATATATGACAATTTTCCAGATGAATTTAATTTACCCAAAAAACAAATAATTGATTTAGAAGGTGATGACAAATGGTTTATTGATGTACCAAACGAATTCAATAAAAAAAGAATTTATTCCATTCAATTTTCTTATGAAAAAATACTTACAAGAAGTTATGGTGGCCCTCCCTTTGATCCACATCAAATACATAAAATACATACAATCTACGAATTATTTGATGTAGTTAGAAACAAAGTAACTACAATAGATTCTTTGGGACTTCCTCTAGGTTTTGACACTATTTTTGAGACGGGTAAATTTTATGTAAGCCCTAATTTAGGAGGAAATTATTTCTGTAAAAGAATAGATAACAATATTGCACATCTTTTTCTTGTTGAGTCATATGCCTTCGGTATTCTTATTCAAGTCGAGTTTACTCAAGAGATAAAATATCAAAGTCGGTATGTTGAAATTTTAGATCCGAAAGAAATAAAAAGACTTACCAAAATGTATAAAAAAATCAAATAA
- a CDS encoding phytoene synthase codes for MLQLPKPSTATKPLASIDEAYELCRQVTAQYAKTFYLGTLLMPPQKRKAIWAIYFWCRRTDELVDGPQAASTTPETLDQWEQHLEGVFAGHPMDDADVALIDTLERFPMDIQPFRDMIAGQRMDLYRSRYETFEDLDLYCYRVAGTVGLMSSSVLGVDTSCSPAPWQSDAVYIPQEEAIALGIANQLTNILRDVGEDVQRGRIYLPLEDLALFDYTEEDLLKGVNDERWQGLMKFQIQRARKYYESAERGIRALNRDSRWPVWTALMLYQGILDVIEANNYNVFDQRAYVPTPKKMLYLPIAWLRSQAL; via the coding sequence ATGCTACAACTGCCGAAACCCTCTACCGCTACGAAACCTTTGGCCTCCATTGATGAGGCTTACGAACTTTGTCGTCAGGTAACGGCTCAGTACGCTAAAACGTTTTATTTAGGCACACTTTTAATGCCACCCCAAAAACGGAAGGCGATTTGGGCGATCTATTTTTGGTGTCGTCGCACTGATGAGTTGGTGGATGGCCCCCAGGCGGCCTCGACTACGCCGGAAACCTTGGATCAGTGGGAACAACATTTGGAAGGGGTCTTTGCCGGTCATCCAATGGATGATGCTGATGTGGCGTTAATTGATACTTTAGAGCGTTTTCCGATGGATATTCAGCCCTTTCGCGATATGATCGCGGGTCAAAGGATGGATCTCTATCGCAGTCGTTATGAAACCTTTGAGGATTTAGATCTTTACTGTTATCGAGTCGCTGGAACGGTGGGTTTGATGTCAAGTTCTGTCCTGGGTGTGGATACGAGTTGTAGTCCGGCTCCCTGGCAGTCAGATGCGGTTTATATTCCTCAGGAAGAGGCGATCGCGTTAGGAATTGCCAATCAATTGACGAATATCTTGCGGGATGTGGGCGAGGATGTGCAACGGGGACGAATTTATTTACCGTTGGAAGATTTGGCGTTGTTTGATTACACGGAAGAGGATTTGTTAAAGGGTGTCAATGATGAGCGTTGGCAGGGTTTAATGAAGTTCCAAATTCAAAGGGCCAGAAAGTATTACGAGTCTGCGGAAAGAGGGATTCGGGCTTTAAATCGGGATTCTCGTTGGCCGGTGTGGACGGCTTTGATGTTATATCAGGGAATTTTGGATGTGATTGAGGCGAATAATTATAATGTTTTTGATCAACGGGCCTATGTGCCAACGCCTAAGAAGATGCTCTATTTACCGATTGCCTGGTTGCGATCGCAAGCTTTGTAA
- the pds gene encoding 15-cis-phytoene desaturase, translating to MRVAIAGAGLAGLSCAKYLVDAGFTPIVLERRDVLGGKVAAWKDEDGDWYETGLHIFFGAYPNMLQLFKELGIEDRLQWKEHTMIFNQPEKPGTYSRFDFPDLPAPLNGVVAILRNNDLLTWPEKIKFGLGLLPAMIQGQSYVEDMDCYTWSEWMQKQNIPPRVEKEVFIAMSKALNFINPDEISATILLTALNRFLQEKEGSKMAFLDGSPTERLCQPIVDYITERGGEVRLNAPLKEILLKEDGTVQGFLLRGVEGQPDEIFTADLYVSAMPVDPLKVMVPQAWRDRPEFKMIEGLEGVPVINLHLWFDRKLTDIDHLLFSRSPLLSVYADMSNTCKEYSNPDRSMLELVLAPAQDWINKSNQEIIAATIAELEKLFPQHFTGEQPAQLLKFHVVKTPRSVYKATPGRQACRPDQRTSIANFYLAGDFTMQKYLGSMEGAVLSGKQCAEVISTDNQPVSVKPIPQTVGVA from the coding sequence ATGCGTGTTGCGATCGCCGGAGCAGGTTTAGCAGGATTGTCTTGTGCCAAATACCTTGTCGATGCAGGGTTTACCCCCATTGTCCTAGAACGACGGGATGTATTAGGCGGCAAAGTCGCAGCGTGGAAAGATGAGGATGGAGACTGGTACGAAACCGGACTGCATATTTTTTTTGGGGCCTATCCCAATATGCTGCAATTATTTAAGGAATTAGGGATTGAAGATCGGCTTCAGTGGAAAGAACACACGATGATCTTTAACCAACCAGAAAAGCCTGGCACCTATTCCCGTTTTGATTTTCCCGATCTGCCGGCTCCCTTGAATGGAGTGGTAGCAATTCTCCGCAATAATGATTTGCTGACCTGGCCCGAAAAAATTAAATTTGGTCTAGGGTTACTACCCGCCATGATCCAGGGTCAGAGCTATGTGGAAGACATGGATTGCTATACCTGGTCAGAGTGGATGCAAAAACAAAACATTCCTCCTCGTGTGGAAAAAGAAGTGTTTATTGCGATGTCAAAGGCGTTAAATTTTATTAACCCCGATGAAATCTCGGCCACCATTTTATTAACGGCTCTGAATCGTTTTCTTCAGGAAAAAGAAGGCTCTAAAATGGCCTTTTTAGATGGTTCACCTACGGAGCGTCTCTGTCAGCCCATAGTGGATTACATCACCGAACGGGGTGGAGAAGTGCGTCTTAATGCGCCCCTAAAGGAAATTTTATTGAAGGAAGACGGAACGGTTCAAGGTTTTTTATTGCGTGGTGTAGAAGGTCAGCCGGATGAGATTTTCACTGCCGATCTTTATGTGTCTGCGATGCCCGTTGATCCCTTAAAAGTCATGGTACCGCAAGCCTGGCGCGATCGCCCTGAATTCAAAATGATTGAGGGTTTAGAGGGTGTTCCAGTCATTAATTTACACCTTTGGTTTGATCGCAAATTGACGGATATTGATCATCTCCTCTTCTCCCGCTCCCCTTTGCTCAGTGTCTATGCGGATATGAGTAATACTTGCAAAGAATACAGCAATCCTGACCGCTCAATGTTGGAATTGGTTTTAGCCCCTGCCCAGGATTGGATTAATAAGTCCAATCAGGAAATTATTGCCGCGACGATCGCCGAATTAGAGAAGCTTTTCCCCCAGCATTTTACCGGTGAGCAGCCCGCCCAGTTACTCAAATTCCATGTGGTTAAGACCCCTCGTTCTGTCTATAAAGCTACTCCCGGACGGCAAGCCTGTCGCCCCGATCAACGCACCTCGATCGCTAATTTTTATTTGGCGGGGGATTTTACTATGCAAAAATATTTGGGCAGTATGGAGGGAGCCGTGCTTTCAGGGAAACAATGTGCAGAGGTGATCTCGACGGATAATCAGCCTGTTTCAGTCAAGCCAATTCCTCAAACTGTCGGTGTTGCCTGA
- a CDS encoding histidine triad nucleotide-binding protein: MSSDTIFGKIIRREIPAAIVYEDDLCLAFKDVNPQAPVHVLIIPKKPLPQLAAATSEDQMLLGHLLLTAKDLAVTLGLDKGYRLVINNGENGGQTVYHLHLHLLGDRALGWPPG, encoded by the coding sequence ATGAGTAGTGATACTATTTTCGGCAAAATTATTAGACGGGAAATTCCGGCGGCGATCGTCTATGAGGATGATCTTTGTCTTGCTTTTAAGGATGTCAATCCCCAGGCTCCGGTTCATGTTCTGATTATTCCCAAGAAACCTCTACCCCAATTGGCTGCTGCCACCTCAGAAGATCAAATGCTACTAGGGCATCTTTTGTTAACGGCGAAGGATTTGGCAGTGACCCTGGGACTGGACAAGGGTTATCGTCTTGTCATCAATAACGGCGAAAATGGCGGACAAACGGTCTATCATCTTCATCTTCATTTACTCGGCGATCGCGCCCTGGGATGGCCACCGGGTTAA